The following DNA comes from Cedecea neteri.
GGTAAGAAAAAAATCAGTACGTTACGCCATCACTTAGTTGAAATTTAGTTTAGAGAATGGGAAATAACCAGACTCCCCCCCAAAATTCGCCTTAGCGGCCGATTGACACATTATTACCAATCAAAACAAGTCGTTAACCAGCACACACCTCAGAAGCCTGCAAAGTGAAAAGAATATATCCGCTATTTTGTGATGTTAATCACAAATAATGATTAAGTGCTGCTTAATTAACAATTAACAGAATTTATAAAAAAGAGTTGTATATCGGCGCGGTTTGATTCAATTTATGCTCCGCGCATTTACGGCCCGGAAACAATAATTATATAGGGGTCAGTAAGTTACAAAAAAACACACATTAACTACAGTCAACTACGGGGTTACTAAGTCAGTGGCAAGTTCAAACAAACTCACGCTATTCATCATTCTGTTCATGATAGCGGGGATCTTCACCGGCGCGGCCATCCACGAATACGCCGCCGCCGACGTTATCAAAAGCTACGCCGATAACATCACGCTGTTTACCGATATCTTCCTGCGACTGATCAAGATGGTGATTGCGCCATTGGTCTTTAGCACGCTGACGGTCGGTATCATGAAGCTGGGCGAAACCTCCACCATTGGCCGCGTAGGCGGTAAAGCGATGATCTGGTTTGTCTCTTCTTCCGTGCTGTCTATTCTGGTCGGCTTGTTTATTGTCACCCTGGAGCATCCGGGTGCGGGCATGAACCTGGAAGTGCCGGCTGAAGCCGTGCAAACAGGTCTGGCGGTCAGCGGGATGACGCTGAAAGCCTTTATTTCCCATACCATCCCAACCAGCATTGCCGGGGCGATGTCGGACAACGAAATCCTGCAGATTGTGGTGTTCTCGATGTTCTTCGGGATTGCCGGTGCTTCTTTGGGTGAGAAATTTAATGCACCGCTGGTGAGCGCGCTGGACGTTGTCTCCCACATCATGCTGAAAGTGACCGGTTACGTGATGTATGTCGCGCCGCTGGCTATTTTCGCCGCCATCTCTTCAGTGATTGCCACCCAGGGCCTGGGCATTCTGCTCAATTACGCTTCGTTTATCGGCGGCTACTATGTGGCTATCGTGCTCACCTGCATCGTGCTGATTAGTGTGGGTTACATGGTGCTGAAGCGTGATGTGTTCCGCCTGCTGGCGATGCTGAAAGATCCCGTGCTGGTGGCCTTTACCACCAGCAGCTCCGAAGCGGCCTATCCGAAAACGCTGGATCAGCTGACGCGCTTTGGTTGCTCCCGTAACATCGCCTCGTTTGTGCTGCCCATCGGCTACTCCTTTAACCTGGTGGGGTCGATGGTCTACTGCTCCTTCGCCTCCATGTTTATTGCCCAGGCTTACAACGTGCACCTCTCCTTCTCTGAGATTGCCGTGCTGATGCTGACGCTGATGCTGGCGTCCAAAGGGATTGCGGGCGTGCCGCGCTCCGCGCTGGTTGTACTGGCGGCAACAATTCCAAGCTTCAATATTCCGGTGGCGGGGATCCTGCTGTTAATGGGGATTGACCACTTCCTGGATATGGGTCGCTCGGCGATCAACGTGCTGGGCAACGGCGTGGCTACCGCGATGCTGTCCAAGAACGAAGGGATGCTGGAAGACACCGAGACTGACACCGTGCCGGTGGAAGAAGTTAAGGCATAAAAAAAGGGCTACCCTCGGGTAGCCCTTCTTATTTTAGCAAACCGGATTAAGCAACCGCAGAATCCAGCAGTTCCATCTCTTCGCTGTTCAGCAGCTTCTCAATGTTCACCAGAATCAGCATACGTTCACCCAGCGCGCCCAGACCGGTAAGATATTCGGTCGACAGCGTGACAGCGAACTCTGGCGCAGGACGAATCTGGTCGGCGGTCAGCGACAGCACGTCAGACACGCCGTCAACCACAATCCCGACCACGCGTTTTTCCAGATTCAGCACGATAACCACGGTATTGTCGTTATATTCCACGCCATCCTGTTCGAACTTCAGGCGCAGGTCGATAATCGGCACGATAACGCCGCGCAGGTTGGTAACGCCTTTGATAAAAGCAGGCGTGTTCGCGATGCGCGTCACCTGATCGTAACCGCGGATCTCCTGCACTTTCAGGATATCAATGCCGTACTCTTCAGCGCCGAGGGTGAACACCAGAAACTCCTGGCCTACGTTTTCCCCGGTCAGTTTTGTCACATTCGTTAGTGCAGTCATTTGCGTACCTATTCTTTTAAGCGGTTAATCAGGCGACGGTTAGCGCCAGACGTTGTTCACGGTTTAGCCCCTGCAGCGCAGAAACATCGACGATCAGCGCCACGCTGCCGTCACCCAAAATGGTGGCTGCAGAAATGCCCGGCACCTTGCGGTAGTTGCTTTCAAGGTTTTTCACCACAACCTGATGCTGGCCAATCAGCTGGTCGACCAACAGCGCGTAGCGGCGTCCGGCGCTTTGCAGGATCACAACGATGCCCTGCGTGGCTTCGGTTTTGGCGCCCTGAACGTCAAAGACTTTCCACAGCTCAACCAG
Coding sequences within:
- the cheW gene encoding chemotaxis protein CheW, producing the protein MTALTNVTKLTGENVGQEFLVFTLGAEEYGIDILKVQEIRGYDQVTRIANTPAFIKGVTNLRGVIVPIIDLRLKFEQDGVEYNDNTVVIVLNLEKRVVGIVVDGVSDVLSLTADQIRPAPEFAVTLSTEYLTGLGALGERMLILVNIEKLLNSEEMELLDSAVA
- a CDS encoding dicarboxylate/amino acid:cation symporter; its protein translation is MASSNKLTLFIILFMIAGIFTGAAIHEYAAADVIKSYADNITLFTDIFLRLIKMVIAPLVFSTLTVGIMKLGETSTIGRVGGKAMIWFVSSSVLSILVGLFIVTLEHPGAGMNLEVPAEAVQTGLAVSGMTLKAFISHTIPTSIAGAMSDNEILQIVVFSMFFGIAGASLGEKFNAPLVSALDVVSHIMLKVTGYVMYVAPLAIFAAISSVIATQGLGILLNYASFIGGYYVAIVLTCIVLISVGYMVLKRDVFRLLAMLKDPVLVAFTTSSSEAAYPKTLDQLTRFGCSRNIASFVLPIGYSFNLVGSMVYCSFASMFIAQAYNVHLSFSEIAVLMLTLMLASKGIAGVPRSALVVLAATIPSFNIPVAGILLLMGIDHFLDMGRSAINVLGNGVATAMLSKNEGMLEDTETDTVPVEEVKA